A stretch of DNA from Maridesulfovibrio sp.:
GTTCATCCAGGGCCTTCTTGGTACTGTTCATTTGTTTGGGCCTGATTATGGCGATGATTTCCTTCATGGCGCCTCCTACAGACCGTCTGCGCCCGTGCGCACCGTCACCGATTTTTCAACAGGGGTGACGAAGATCTTGCCGTCGCCGAAGTTGCCGGTGTAGGCCCTGCCCTGTATGAGCTTCATGACCTCGTCCACGTCCTTTTCCTCCACAACCATCAGCAGAATGGTGCGCGGCAGTTCATCGTAGTGGATGGTTCCGACGGTGATTCCTTTCTGCTTACCGCGCCCGAAGGCGTTGATTTTGGTCATGGAAGCAAATCCGGCTTCGGCCAGGCTGTCGGCCACGCTGTCTGCGGCATCTGCACGCACG
This window harbors:
- a CDS encoding P-II family nitrogen regulator, which gives rise to MAMKMIKAIVRADAADSVADSLAEAGFASMTKINAFGRGKQKGITVGTIHYDELPRTILLMVVEEKDVDEVMKLIQGRAYTGNFGDGKIFVTPVEKSVTVRTGADGL